In a single window of the Mesorhizobium shangrilense genome:
- a CDS encoding GIY-YIG nuclease family protein, which yields MLTEGRKAAIAAYKERKVVAGIYAVRCIASGQCWAGAAPDLATIENRLWFSLRLGSMHKPSLQTAYDAHGREAFSCEAVERLPQEEDAYIRGKRLKERLAHWCALLGAEPL from the coding sequence ATGCTTACCGAAGGCAGGAAGGCGGCAATCGCGGCCTACAAGGAACGCAAGGTCGTGGCAGGCATCTACGCCGTTCGTTGTATCGCCAGCGGCCAGTGCTGGGCGGGCGCGGCGCCCGACCTCGCCACCATCGAGAACAGGCTGTGGTTTTCGCTGCGGCTGGGTAGCATGCACAAGCCGAGCCTCCAGACCGCATATGACGCTCATGGCCGGGAGGCCTTCAGTTGCGAGGCGGTCGAGCGCCTGCCCCAGGAGGAGGACGCCTATATCCGGGGAAAGCGGCTCAAGGAGCGCCTCGCCCATTGGTGCGCGTTGCTCGGCGCCGAGCCGCTCTGA
- a CDS encoding metallophosphoesterase, with amino-acid sequence MAACSRLSRRSFLAGVSAFGTIGLTGRADAQSAVAANDATFLFISDVHACRMASGLSPNCQQEGKTDANLLRHIRALNALDRTRWPAEIGGKPTGLASAAQKIATPLGIVVGGDMTDDGGGQITLPSEGTQLLQFSHRYSEGVGDDRLHARVYAGLGNHDLDQDGPKDHVDWYRRELRDYVEINHRPGVFFKPPVPAENYDVDSDSYSWDWGHLHLVQLHRFGGDTRKGAVSALDWLGRDLAGSAGDGRPVALFQHYGWDPFSTERWDPARTTFDDTGEGPPHWWTEAERQALLDVIRGYNVIGLFHGHQHETPMIYKAAGLDLFKPKAAYMGGFAVARVSATRMDVVLGEAVGDAGAVTFTHALSKAL; translated from the coding sequence ATGGCCGCTTGCAGCCGGCTCTCCCGCCGAAGCTTCCTTGCTGGTGTCTCGGCCTTCGGGACGATAGGACTGACAGGCCGCGCCGACGCACAGTCCGCCGTCGCCGCCAACGACGCGACGTTCCTCTTCATCAGCGACGTGCACGCCTGCCGCATGGCAAGCGGACTGAGCCCCAACTGCCAGCAGGAGGGCAAGACGGATGCAAACCTGCTCCGCCACATCCGGGCACTTAACGCTCTCGACCGCACGCGCTGGCCGGCGGAAATCGGCGGCAAGCCCACCGGGCTGGCGTCGGCGGCACAGAAGATTGCGACGCCACTCGGCATCGTCGTGGGCGGCGACATGACGGATGACGGCGGCGGCCAGATCACGCTGCCCAGCGAGGGCACGCAGTTGCTGCAGTTCAGCCACCGCTACAGCGAGGGGGTCGGCGACGACCGCCTGCATGCCCGGGTCTATGCTGGGCTGGGAAACCACGACCTCGACCAGGACGGCCCGAAGGACCACGTGGACTGGTACCGGCGCGAATTGCGCGACTATGTCGAGATCAACCATCGGCCGGGCGTCTTCTTCAAGCCGCCGGTGCCCGCGGAAAACTACGACGTCGATTCCGATTCCTACTCGTGGGACTGGGGACATCTGCACCTGGTGCAACTCCACCGCTTCGGCGGCGACACCCGCAAGGGCGCCGTCAGTGCGCTGGATTGGCTAGGCCGGGATCTGGCAGGGAGCGCAGGCGACGGCAGGCCGGTCGCGCTCTTCCAGCACTATGGCTGGGACCCGTTCTCGACCGAGCGCTGGGATCCGGCCAGGACGACCTTCGACGACACGGGCGAGGGGCCGCCGCACTGGTGGACCGAGGCCGAGCGGCAGGCGCTTCTGGATGTCATCCGCGGCTACAACGTCATCGGCCTCTTCCACGGCCACCAGCACGAGACGCCGATGATCTACAAAGCGGCGGGCCTCGACCTCTTCAAGCCGAAGGCGGCCTATATGGGCGGGTTCGCGGTCGCGCGCGTGTCGGCCACGCGCATGGACGTGGTACTCGGCGAAGCGGTTGGCGATGCCGGCGCGGTCACGTTCACACACGCGCTTTCGAAGGCGCTGTAG
- the fumC gene encoding class II fumarate hydratase, producing MSKTTRTETDTFGPIEVASDRYWGAQAQRSLGNFKIGSEKQPLSVVRALGIVKRACAEANMALGRLDPKLGETIVAAAQEVIDGKLNDHFPLVVWQTGSGTQSNMNANEVISNRAIEMLGGEMGSKKPVHPNDHVNMSQSSNDTYPTAMHIACAERVIHNLLPALNHLHKALDAKAKAFDHIVKIGRTHTQDATPLTLGQEFGGYAAQVASSIKRIEMTLPGLMELAQGGTAVGTGLNAPVGFDVKVAERIAAITGLDFKTAPNKFEALAAHDSMVFSHGAINAAAAALYKIANDIRLLGSGPRSGLGELALPENEPGSSIMPGKVNPTQCEALTQVCVQVFGNNASLSFAGSQGHFELNVYNPLMAYNFLQSVQLMADAAISFTDNCVVGIEAREDNIKAALERSLMLVTALAPTIGYDNAAKIAKTAHKNGTTLREEAVGGGYVTDADFDRLVRPEDMTRPG from the coding sequence GTGAGCAAGACGACGAGAACCGAGACCGATACGTTTGGACCGATCGAGGTCGCGTCCGACCGCTACTGGGGCGCACAGGCGCAGCGCTCGCTCGGCAACTTCAAGATCGGCTCCGAGAAGCAGCCGCTCTCGGTCGTGCGCGCGCTCGGCATCGTCAAGCGTGCCTGCGCCGAGGCCAACATGGCTCTCGGCCGCCTTGACCCGAAGCTCGGCGAGACGATCGTCGCTGCCGCGCAGGAAGTCATCGACGGCAAGCTGAACGACCATTTTCCGCTGGTCGTCTGGCAGACGGGCTCCGGCACGCAGTCCAACATGAACGCCAACGAGGTGATCTCGAACCGCGCCATCGAGATGCTGGGCGGCGAAATGGGCTCAAAGAAGCCCGTCCACCCGAACGACCACGTCAATATGAGCCAGTCGTCGAACGACACCTATCCGACGGCCATGCACATCGCCTGCGCCGAGCGCGTCATCCACAACCTGCTGCCTGCCTTGAATCATCTGCACAAGGCGCTCGACGCCAAGGCCAAGGCATTCGACCACATCGTCAAGATCGGCCGCACCCACACGCAGGACGCCACGCCGCTCACCCTCGGCCAGGAGTTCGGCGGCTACGCCGCGCAGGTCGCCTCCTCGATCAAGCGCATCGAGATGACGCTGCCCGGCCTGATGGAGCTCGCCCAGGGCGGCACCGCCGTCGGCACCGGCCTCAACGCGCCGGTCGGCTTCGACGTCAAGGTCGCCGAGCGCATTGCCGCGATCACCGGGCTCGACTTCAAGACCGCGCCGAACAAGTTCGAGGCGCTGGCTGCGCACGACTCCATGGTCTTCTCGCACGGCGCCATCAATGCCGCCGCCGCGGCGCTCTACAAGATCGCCAACGACATCCGCCTGCTGGGCTCCGGTCCGCGCTCCGGCCTCGGCGAGCTCGCCTTGCCCGAGAACGAGCCGGGCTCGTCGATCATGCCTGGCAAGGTCAACCCGACACAGTGCGAGGCGCTCACCCAGGTCTGCGTGCAGGTGTTCGGCAACAACGCCTCGCTCAGCTTCGCGGGCAGCCAGGGCCATTTCGAGCTCAACGTCTACAACCCGCTGATGGCTTACAACTTCCTGCAGTCGGTGCAGCTCATGGCCGACGCCGCCATCTCCTTCACCGACAATTGCGTCGTCGGCATCGAGGCGCGCGAGGACAACATCAAGGCGGCGCTGGAGCGCTCGCTGATGCTGGTCACCGCGCTCGCCCCGACGATTGGCTATGACAACGCGGCCAAGATCGCCAAGACCGCCCACAAGAACGGCACCACGCTGCGCGAGGAAGCCGTTGGCGGCGGCTACGTCACCGACGCCGACTTCGACCGCCTGGTGCGGCCCGAGGACATGACGCGCCCAGGCTGA
- a CDS encoding DoxX family protein has translation MSISATDTGASAGTAASATLLVGRILLSAMYIMAGFAKLTTIGATAGWFGSIGLPAPTLVAILVGLLELGGGLAILVGYQTRVVAVALAVFTVAATLIAHTDLADMNQMLFFQKNLAITGGFLILAVFGPGAWALGKR, from the coding sequence ATGTCCATCTCTGCCACAGACACCGGCGCCAGCGCCGGCACCGCCGCTTCCGCCACCCTCCTCGTCGGCCGCATCCTCCTGTCGGCCATGTACATCATGGCCGGCTTCGCGAAGCTGACCACGATCGGCGCCACCGCCGGCTGGTTCGGGTCGATCGGCCTGCCCGCCCCGACGCTTGTCGCCATCCTCGTCGGCTTGCTCGAGCTCGGCGGCGGGCTTGCCATCCTTGTCGGCTACCAGACCCGCGTCGTGGCCGTCGCGCTGGCCGTGTTCACGGTCGCCGCGACGCTGATCGCCCACACCGACCTCGCCGACATGAACCAGATGCTGTTCTTCCAGAAGAACCTGGCGATCACCGGCGGCTTCCTGATCCTGGCCGTCTTCGGCCCGGGCGCCTGGGCGCTGGGCAAGCGCTGA